From the Hevea brasiliensis isolate MT/VB/25A 57/8 chromosome 15, ASM3005281v1, whole genome shotgun sequence genome, one window contains:
- the LOC110648628 gene encoding uncharacterized protein LOC110648628 codes for MGSSGFLLICMLHSLIALTCGALMMFYTNEVSVFGHGIEVASKLKGSTPHDQLLIQTSDSFSGLLLFAIGFLLFMVAFVKDREFQSFFAKGCVLIHVSVAFWRIYFEWKLEDLARDLPRQVVGDIALALSWVFFLVYSWREKYD; via the coding sequence ATGGGCTCATCTGGTTTCCTTTTGATATGTATGCTTCATTCTTTGATAGCTCTAACCTGTGGAGCTCTGATGATGTTTTACACAAATGAGGTGTCCGTGTTTGGCCATGGCATTGAGGTAGCTTCTAAGCTGAAAGGATCGACACCCCATGACCAGCTCTTGATCCAAACGTCTGATTCCTTTTCTGGGTTGCTTTTGTTTGCCATTGGTTTCCTGTTGTTCATGGTCGCATTTGTCAAGGATAGAGAATTCCAAAGCTTTTTTGCAAAGGGTTGTGTGCTGATTCATGTTTCAGTGGCCTTTTGGAGAATTTACTTTGAGTGGAAGCTTGAAGATCTAGCTCGTGATTTACCAAGGCAGGTTGTGGGTGATATTGCATTGGCTCTTTCCTGGGTTTTCTTTCTTGTTTACTCATGGAGAGAGAAGTATGATTAG
- the LOC110648634 gene encoding cytochrome c oxidase copper chaperone 1, protein MGGLPLQKASSTLALPGSEQNKGSAISTSVRESKPKKKICCACPETKKLRDECIVEHGENACAKWIEAHRQCLRAEGFNV, encoded by the coding sequence ATGGGTGGGCTGCCTTTGCAAAAGGCTTCCTCAACCTTAGCTCTGCCAGGATCAGAGCAAAATAAGGGTTCAGCAATCTCAACATCTGTACGAGAATCAAAGCCAAAAAAGAAGATTTGCTGTGCCTGCCCTGAAACTAAGAAGCTGAGAGATGAATGTATTGTGGAGCATGGTGAAAATGCTTGTGCAAAATGGATTGAGGCTCATCGTCAGTGCCTTCGAGCTGAAGGTTTTAATGTTTGA
- the LOC131173770 gene encoding metallothionein-like protein type 3 yields the protein MSSTCGNRDCADKSQCVKKGSSYTADIVETEKSFVSTVVMEVPAAKHDGKCKCGASCTSTNWVTKLIKTKRN from the exons ATGTCAAGCACCTGCGGCAACCGCGACTGCGCTGATAAGAGCCAGTGCGT GAAGAAGGGCAGCAGCTACACTGCTGACATAGTTGAGACTGAGAAGAG CTTTGTCTCCACTGTTGTCATGGAGGTTCCCGCCGCCAAGCACGATGGCAAGTGCAAGTGCGGTGCTAGCTGCACCAGCACTAACTGGGTCACTAAACTTATAAAAACTAAACGTAATTAA